The window TGCGGTAGCCGTCCATCTGAATCGCGCTGTAGTGGACGAAAACATCCGCACCACCGTCGACCGCGATGAAGCCGTACCCCTTCTCCGCGTTGAACCATTTGACGGTGCCCTGAGCCATGCCTAAC of the Streptomyces aurantiacus genome contains:
- a CDS encoding cold-shock protein yields the protein MAQGTVKWFNAEKGYGFIAVDGGADVFVHYSAIQMDGYRTLEEGQRVDFEISQGQKGPQADMVRLATG